In Candidatus Defluviibacterium haderslevense, the following are encoded in one genomic region:
- a CDS encoding ABC transporter ATP-binding protein: protein MTTKSISQVSHNAYPKGKIVAKVINAGKEYKAGDTTITALKASSVELMSGELLLIIGPSGSGKTTLLSLFGCVIYPSFGEVWIDDIKVNDLSESKLAKLRLNKIGFIFQRFNLIAPLTALENVMMPLILQGISEKDLKAKAITALEKVGMGDRMKNLSNDLSGGQQQRVAIARALVTNPEMMLCDEPTASLDLASAGIVMRELKALANQGKAVAVVTHDTRLRPFADRIVYVLDGGISDQPVEEEIALT, encoded by the coding sequence ATGACAACTAAATCCATATCACAAGTATCTCATAATGCCTATCCAAAAGGCAAAATTGTTGCTAAAGTCATAAATGCTGGTAAAGAATACAAAGCAGGTGACACAACAATAACAGCCTTAAAAGCAAGCTCAGTTGAATTAATGTCTGGCGAACTTTTACTTATTATCGGTCCATCTGGTTCTGGAAAAACAACACTTCTTTCTCTATTCGGTTGCGTGATATATCCCAGTTTTGGAGAAGTATGGATAGACGACATAAAAGTGAACGATTTATCTGAAAGTAAATTAGCTAAATTACGATTAAATAAAATTGGATTTATTTTTCAACGGTTCAATTTGATAGCACCACTTACTGCTTTAGAAAATGTAATGATGCCCTTGATACTTCAAGGCATTAGTGAAAAGGATTTAAAAGCAAAAGCCATAACTGCATTAGAGAAAGTAGGAATGGGTGATCGAATGAAGAATCTATCGAACGACCTTAGTGGTGGCCAACAACAACGTGTTGCTATAGCACGTGCTTTAGTCACAAATCCGGAGATGATGCTTTGCGACGAACCCACTGCGTCTTTAGACCTTGCTAGTGCAGGCATAGTTATGAGAGAATTGAAAGCATTGGCAAATCAAGGCAAAGCAGTAGCTGTAGTTACACATGATACCAGATTACGACCTTTTGCTGATAGAATAGTTTATGTGTTGGACGGTGGAATTTCTGACCAACCCGTGGAAGAAGAAATAGCTTTAACATAA
- a CDS encoding HlyD family efflux transporter periplasmic adaptor subunit: MKHILFSIIIMLLLASCKNKSEQEQQVMLNIKETTTTNYVVGVGKIIPENDIIQLSSPVNGIVQKIYKKENDTVRVGSMILELEHQLEDGKIRLLNNERNTQASQIKVDQAGVAEFETKLSNAKSELLRLENLLSKGAETQQTVDDATTNLKTLIANLKKLEATVNVSKSKWQETKTALNTAQLERDQKIIKSPINGRILELTVLIGGSVSIQESIAQISPEGKTIAICEIDESNADKIFVGQKAWIRSVGSSDTLSTGTIYLTYAFLKKKSLFTDQSGEKEDRRVRTIKMFLNQPDHLLLNARVECVIDISSNNNK, translated from the coding sequence ATGAAACACATCTTATTTTCAATAATTATAATGCTTTTGCTTGCATCTTGCAAAAATAAATCTGAGCAAGAGCAACAAGTAATGTTAAATATAAAAGAAACCACTACCACAAATTATGTTGTTGGTGTTGGAAAAATTATTCCTGAAAATGATATTATCCAATTGTCATCGCCTGTAAATGGTATAGTTCAAAAAATATATAAAAAAGAAAATGATACGGTTCGCGTTGGAAGCATGATATTAGAATTGGAGCATCAATTAGAAGATGGAAAAATCAGATTATTGAATAATGAACGTAACACTCAAGCTTCACAGATAAAAGTTGATCAAGCCGGTGTTGCTGAATTTGAGACAAAGCTCAGTAATGCAAAATCAGAATTGCTACGCCTAGAAAATCTTTTATCAAAGGGAGCAGAAACACAACAAACAGTAGATGATGCTACAACAAATTTAAAAACATTAATCGCCAACCTAAAAAAATTAGAAGCTACTGTAAATGTTTCTAAAAGTAAATGGCAAGAAACTAAAACTGCATTAAACACTGCACAACTCGAAAGGGATCAAAAAATAATCAAGTCTCCAATCAATGGAAGAATATTAGAGTTAACTGTTTTGATTGGGGGATCTGTATCCATTCAAGAATCCATAGCTCAAATTAGTCCAGAAGGCAAAACTATTGCAATTTGTGAAATTGATGAATCAAATGCAGATAAAATATTTGTTGGACAAAAAGCGTGGATCAGAAGTGTTGGTTCATCAGATACCTTATCAACGGGAACCATATATCTTACTTATGCATTTTTAAAAAAGAAATCTTTGTTTACTGACCAATCTGGGGAAAAGGAAGACAGAAGAGTTAGAACCATAAAAATGTTCCTGAATCAACCTGATCATTTATTGTTGAACGCAAGAGTGGAATGTGTTATTGATATTTCCAGTAATAATAATAAATAA
- a CDS encoding FtsX-like permease family protein, whose translation MLKIAWKFIKFDKAKSIGVIVGILISTFLIGQQLGVFFFLSGLMGALATDVKADIWVVDSKTNDVNQLGKLDIRNLRAVQGIPGVKEAFPLLITGASCNYENGTSGAITLLGVDEHHMNALIGQDKIMAGNISDLQLDGAVSAEYFEKKNLGGNIDLRTNLEINGKRAFFVLQTKGFRGFGSSFCVTTIERARFFSNQATTNISAVLVNVENLKDLDQVVASINQNIFGVRAWTSKKLASSSVKKILASSGIALSTGTLIIFALIAGFFIIGLTMYSSALDRLKDYGTLKAIGAGNLYISKLILTQAMLFTVVGFLIGLALLEGFRIGVANSGLIFSFSPLVLLTMVVTIGLISLSGASFALSRIRSVEPAAVFR comes from the coding sequence ATGTTAAAGATTGCCTGGAAATTCATCAAGTTTGACAAAGCTAAAAGTATTGGTGTCATTGTTGGCATACTCATCAGTACTTTTTTAATTGGCCAGCAATTAGGTGTTTTCTTTTTTCTATCAGGTCTTATGGGAGCACTCGCAACTGATGTTAAAGCTGATATTTGGGTTGTAGACAGTAAGACCAATGATGTGAATCAATTAGGAAAATTAGACATTAGAAACTTAAGGGCAGTGCAAGGTATACCTGGAGTCAAGGAAGCATTTCCACTATTAATTACAGGAGCCTCTTGCAATTATGAAAATGGGACCAGTGGTGCAATAACTTTATTGGGAGTAGATGAACATCACATGAATGCATTGATTGGTCAAGATAAAATAATGGCTGGAAATATATCCGATTTACAACTAGATGGCGCTGTAAGTGCTGAATATTTTGAAAAGAAAAACTTAGGAGGCAACATTGATTTGAGAACAAATTTAGAGATCAATGGTAAGCGCGCTTTTTTTGTTTTACAAACGAAAGGATTCAGAGGATTTGGCAGTAGTTTTTGTGTAACTACCATAGAAAGAGCAAGATTTTTTTCAAATCAAGCCACAACAAACATTAGCGCAGTATTGGTAAATGTAGAAAATCTTAAAGATTTAGATCAAGTGGTAGCGAGTATCAATCAAAATATTTTCGGAGTACGCGCCTGGACATCTAAAAAACTGGCTTCATCTTCTGTAAAAAAGATCTTGGCTAGCAGCGGCATTGCATTAAGCACTGGCACACTAATCATCTTTGCCTTGATTGCGGGATTTTTTATTATTGGATTAACCATGTATTCTTCCGCCCTAGACCGTTTAAAAGATTATGGTACTTTAAAAGCAATTGGAGCAGGTAATCTATATATCAGCAAACTAATTCTAACTCAAGCTATGTTATTTACAGTAGTTGGATTTCTAATAGGCTTGGCATTATTAGAAGGATTTAGAATTGGGGTTGCCAATTCAGGATTAATATTTTCATTTTCTCCATTAGTATTATTAACCATGGTTGTTACAATTGGTCTCATTTCGCTTAGCGGTGCTTCATTTGCATTAAGTAGAATCAGAAGTGTTGAACCAGCAGCTGTATTCAGATGA
- a CDS encoding TolC family protein yields MKFKLNKIEHNIGIFMILIMLLPNLNVHAQRIITLPQAIQNGIANKKNISAGKLDANISNLQTQAMYRKYWPQVSAEYTYMYNPILQTSILPIGIFNPNYPIDATKSVQFGTKWTQSAGLIALQPLINVSIQKQIHEAKLKERIAVLSQEQTEYELAYNIAQTYIDIYLQEAKIKSCIADTGRTYVSYKLLKNKFDEKRLLKSDLNTSKVNHNNTVQSLSDGISQLIEDKVYLLFLMGTTDMDKWDFEIDTLFTTNYSISPKVMPIQIDQLPEMQQLTLQSQLTHLQVNSEKSKHIPTVNFKGYLGANQYTNVFNPLAANSWFGLSYLGLDVMVPLLFGENLKNKTQQLKLQSKQYELQKENKTLQYTKDLITANLQIENIKTQLVTQKENITLLSESIAIFQARVEEGQESTSNLNLEEANLQALEAKYETSKKQLWVHWLDYLKASGQLSILWK; encoded by the coding sequence ATGAAATTTAAATTAAATAAAATTGAACATAATATTGGAATTTTCATGATTCTAATCATGTTGTTGCCTAACCTAAATGTACACGCTCAACGAATTATAACCTTACCTCAAGCCATTCAAAATGGAATTGCAAACAAAAAAAATATTAGTGCAGGAAAATTAGATGCTAATATTAGTAACTTACAAACACAAGCCATGTATCGAAAATACTGGCCACAAGTATCAGCAGAATATACATATATGTATAATCCAATATTACAAACATCCATTTTACCCATTGGTATATTTAATCCCAACTATCCTATTGATGCGACCAAAAGTGTACAATTTGGAACTAAATGGACACAATCCGCAGGACTAATAGCATTGCAACCATTAATAAATGTATCCATCCAAAAACAAATCCACGAAGCAAAACTAAAAGAACGAATTGCAGTATTATCCCAAGAACAAACCGAATATGAATTAGCGTATAATATAGCCCAAACTTATATAGATATTTACTTACAGGAAGCAAAAATAAAATCATGTATTGCAGACACAGGCAGAACTTATGTAAGCTACAAATTACTTAAAAATAAGTTTGATGAAAAACGTTTATTGAAATCTGACTTGAATACATCCAAAGTCAATCATAACAATACAGTTCAATCATTATCAGATGGAATTTCACAATTAATTGAAGATAAAGTGTACTTACTTTTTCTAATGGGCACAACAGATATGGATAAGTGGGATTTTGAAATTGATACATTATTCACGACTAATTATTCAATTTCACCCAAAGTCATGCCAATACAAATTGACCAATTACCAGAAATGCAACAGCTAACATTACAAAGTCAACTAACCCATTTACAAGTCAATTCAGAAAAATCAAAACACATTCCAACTGTCAATTTTAAAGGATACTTAGGCGCTAATCAATATACAAATGTATTCAATCCTCTAGCAGCAAATTCTTGGTTTGGACTAAGCTATTTAGGTTTAGATGTAATGGTTCCTTTGCTTTTTGGTGAAAACTTAAAGAACAAAACACAACAATTAAAATTACAATCCAAACAATACGAACTACAAAAAGAAAATAAAACCTTACAATATACAAAGGATCTAATTACAGCTAATCTACAAATCGAAAATATTAAAACACAATTAGTAACCCAAAAGGAAAATATAACATTGCTCTCAGAATCCATTGCTATCTTTCAAGCTCGTGTTGAAGAAGGACAAGAATCTACTTCAAACCTAAATTTAGAAGAAGCAAATCTACAAGCCCTTGAAGCTAAATATGAAACGAGCAAAAAACAATTGTGGGTGCATTGGCTAGACTATCTCAAAGCATCTGGTCAATTATCTATTTTGTGGAAATGA